One region of Streptomyces rishiriensis genomic DNA includes:
- a CDS encoding NADAR family protein has translation MEKIDSREALVRQVRTGAKIKYLHFWGHRPRPDGRLGSSCLSQWWPSPFVAEGVAYPTAEHWMMAAKARLFEDAEAEKRALAAKSPAQAKKEGRLVRGFDEATWQRERFRIVVEGSVHKFSSDAGLRAFLLNTGERVLVEASPVDRVWGIGLAADDEAAMDPQRWRGPNLLGFALMEARERVRAAA, from the coding sequence ATGGAGAAGATCGACAGCCGGGAGGCCCTGGTCAGGCAGGTCCGGACAGGGGCGAAGATCAAGTATCTGCATTTCTGGGGGCACCGCCCGCGGCCCGACGGCCGGCTGGGCTCGAGCTGCCTGAGCCAGTGGTGGCCGTCACCCTTCGTGGCCGAGGGGGTCGCCTATCCGACGGCCGAGCACTGGATGATGGCGGCGAAGGCCCGCCTCTTCGAGGATGCGGAAGCGGAGAAGCGGGCGCTGGCCGCGAAGTCACCGGCCCAGGCGAAGAAGGAGGGGCGGCTGGTGCGCGGCTTCGACGAGGCGACCTGGCAGCGGGAGCGGTTCCGGATCGTGGTCGAGGGCAGCGTCCACAAGTTCTCCTCGGACGCGGGGCTGCGGGCCTTCCTGCTGAACACCGGCGAGCGGGTGCTGGTGGAGGCGAGCCCCGTGGACCGCGTCTGGGGCATCGGCCTCGCGGCGGACGACGAGGCGGCGATGGATCCGCAGCGCTGGCGGGGGCCGAACCTGCTGGGGTTCGCGCTGATGGAGGCCCGGGAGAGGGTGCGGGCGGCGGCCTGA